The proteins below come from a single Geobacillus thermoleovorans genomic window:
- a CDS encoding GerAB/ArcD/ProY family transporter — translation MKQAIQERFLISPFLVFFVIHATQVGVGALNFQRPLMKEAGQDAWMVVLLAGLAAHVLIWLMYRLLSHSPSGGDLVSLHEQYFGRWIGGVLSLGLLFYYALAAFMVLQSYIEIIKVWVFPLIGVWQFSLVFLLLTYYAVSGGFRVVVGLCVWGVVIPLLTIFPMVFFPLEYAQYRNLLPVFDHSFGQLAKASKEMVLQYLGFEMLLMYYPFLKNAPSSQKWAHAANAFTMFIYFVLILISVVFYNKEQIQHITWPTLTLAKIPEVPFIERMEYIVISIYVLVVVPIITLSVWAATRVVKQLFAVQQRRSLPVLLACLFVGTLFFQEKTDIEQLTQWTAKAGFYLVAVYVPLLYVYVWMAEKVKKALQQKP, via the coding sequence ATGAAGCAGGCCATTCAGGAACGGTTTCTCATCTCCCCGTTTCTTGTGTTTTTTGTCATTCACGCTACGCAAGTTGGGGTCGGGGCACTCAATTTTCAGCGTCCTCTGATGAAAGAGGCGGGGCAGGATGCCTGGATGGTTGTCTTGCTGGCCGGGCTGGCGGCGCACGTGTTGATTTGGCTGATGTATCGGCTGCTGTCGCATTCTCCATCAGGCGGAGACCTCGTGTCGCTTCATGAACAGTACTTCGGGCGGTGGATCGGCGGGGTGCTGAGCCTTGGACTTCTTTTTTACTACGCGTTGGCGGCGTTTATGGTGCTTCAATCATACATTGAAATCATTAAAGTATGGGTGTTCCCGTTGATTGGGGTGTGGCAGTTCAGCCTCGTGTTTTTGCTGCTGACGTATTATGCCGTCTCCGGCGGGTTTCGCGTCGTTGTCGGCTTATGCGTTTGGGGGGTGGTGATTCCGCTGTTGACGATTTTTCCGATGGTTTTCTTTCCGCTTGAGTATGCTCAATACCGGAACTTATTGCCGGTGTTCGACCATTCGTTTGGGCAATTGGCAAAAGCATCGAAAGAGATGGTGCTGCAATATTTAGGGTTTGAAATGCTGCTTATGTATTACCCGTTTTTAAAAAATGCTCCGTCCTCGCAAAAGTGGGCGCATGCGGCCAACGCGTTTACGATGTTCATTTATTTTGTTTTGATCCTCATTTCCGTCGTGTTTTATAACAAAGAGCAAATCCAGCATATTACATGGCCGACGCTGACGCTGGCCAAAATTCCAGAAGTGCCGTTTATCGAGCGGATGGAATACATCGTCATCTCGATTTATGTGCTTGTCGTGGTTCCGATCATCACGCTCTCGGTTTGGGCGGCGACGCGGGTTGTGAAACAGCTGTTTGCCGTTCAGCAACGCCGTTCGCTTCCAGTGTTGCTCGCTTGCTTGTTTGTCGGGACGCTGTTTTTCCAAGAGAAGACAGACATTGAGCAGTTGACGCAATGGACAGCGAAGGCAGGGTTTTATCTTGTCGCGGTGTATGTTCCGCTCCTGTATGTGTACGTATGGATGGCGGAAAAAGTGAAAAAGGCGCTACAACAAAAGCCATAA
- a CDS encoding NAD-dependent epimerase/dehydratase family protein, with protein MFALEVLALERRTALLLGASGLVGGELLKLLLQSDLYRCVTIFVRTPLPVEHEKLQQVVVDFARLESYERYFYVDDVFCCLGTTRKKAKTKQQFIQVDYEYTLRAAALAEKCRAKSFLTVSSVGANPCSPFFYQRVKGETEEALQRLSIPSLHIFRPSLLVGKRREFRLGEALGGWLLCRLPFLFVGKWKKYKPVDAHQLALAMFYRAASATSGVHIYECDELARIS; from the coding sequence ATGTTTGCCTTGGAGGTTTTGGCGTTGGAGCGAAGAACAGCTCTTTTGCTTGGAGCGAGCGGTTTGGTCGGCGGAGAGTTGCTGAAGCTGTTGCTGCAGTCGGATTTGTACCGCTGTGTGACGATTTTCGTCCGCACTCCGCTGCCGGTGGAACATGAAAAGCTGCAGCAAGTCGTCGTCGATTTTGCGCGGCTTGAATCGTACGAACGATATTTTTATGTGGACGATGTGTTTTGCTGCCTAGGGACGACGCGCAAAAAGGCGAAAACAAAGCAGCAGTTCATTCAAGTCGACTATGAATATACGCTGCGCGCCGCGGCGCTGGCGGAAAAGTGCCGTGCGAAAAGCTTTTTGACCGTCTCTTCGGTCGGCGCCAACCCGTGCTCGCCGTTTTTTTACCAGCGAGTCAAAGGAGAGACGGAAGAGGCGTTGCAGCGGCTTTCCATTCCGTCGCTCCATATTTTTCGTCCGTCGCTGCTTGTCGGCAAGCGCCGGGAGTTCCGCCTTGGCGAAGCGTTAGGCGGGTGGTTGTTATGCCGTCTTCCGTTTTTGTTCGTCGGCAAATGGAAAAAGTATAAGCCGGTTGACGCCCATCAGCTTGCTTTGGCGATGTTTTACCGGGCGGCGTCAGCAACGAGCGGCGTCCATATCTATGAATGTGATGAACTCGCCCGCATTTCGTAA
- the queF gene encoding preQ(1) synthase, with protein sequence MAGRKEEELKDLTLLGNQGTTYSFTYNPNLLEVFDNKHPDRDYFVKFNCPEFTTLCPKTGQPDFATIYISYIPDKKCVESKSLKLYLFSFRNHGDFHEDCVNIIMNDLIKVMEPRYIEVWGKFTPRGGISIDPYCNWGRPGTKYEKMAEYRLLNHDLYPEKVDNR encoded by the coding sequence ATGGCAGGAAGAAAAGAGGAAGAATTGAAAGACTTGACGCTGCTTGGCAATCAAGGGACAACGTATTCGTTTACGTACAATCCCAATCTGCTTGAAGTGTTTGACAACAAACATCCTGACCGGGATTATTTCGTGAAGTTCAATTGTCCGGAGTTTACGACGTTGTGTCCAAAAACCGGACAACCGGACTTCGCAACGATTTACATCAGCTACATCCCGGACAAAAAATGCGTCGAAAGCAAATCGTTGAAGCTGTATTTGTTCAGCTTCCGCAATCATGGCGACTTTCACGAAGACTGCGTCAACATCATTATGAACGATTTGATTAAAGTTATGGAACCGCGCTATATCGAAGTGTGGGGCAAATTCACCCCGCGCGGCGGCATTTCCATCGATCCGTACTGCAACTGGGGACGCCCGGGGACGAAATACGAAAAAATGGCGGAATACCGGCTGCTCAATCATGACTTGTATCCAGAAAAAGTCGACAACCGCTAG
- a CDS encoding YueH family protein, which yields MKIRKTPVMDGQAPANVYIYENRKEEYIVIAIPALEWSFSFAYEEEAEAVAERLEASLKKRLDHERAALLAVRLLGWAREM from the coding sequence ATGAAAATCCGCAAAACGCCGGTGATGGACGGACAAGCTCCGGCTAATGTCTACATTTACGAAAATCGAAAAGAAGAATATATCGTGATTGCCATTCCGGCGCTTGAGTGGTCATTTTCGTTCGCCTATGAGGAAGAGGCGGAGGCGGTGGCCGAGCGGCTTGAGGCATCGCTAAAAAAGCGGCTTGACCATGAGCGCGCCGCCCTCTTGGCCGTGCGGTTGCTCGGCTGGGCGCGGGAAATGTAG
- a CDS encoding SDR family NAD(P)-dependent oxidoreductase — MSMEQKTAIVTGGANGIGKAIARAFAKQGANVVIIDRDIQNGEAFAAQLQSDGFEAIFVAADVRKVDDIERFVQEAAGRFGRIDYLINNAGVSRWKSPYELTVEEWDDVLSTNLRSAFFASREAAKYMRRNAKGGAIVNIASTRALMSEPNSEAYAASKGGLVALTHALAVSFADDRIRVNCISPGWIETGDYGQLRDIDHRQHPAGRVGKPDDIARACLYLCDEENDFITGVNLVIDGGMTRKMIYIE, encoded by the coding sequence ATGAGCATGGAACAGAAAACAGCCATTGTCACCGGTGGAGCGAATGGGATCGGCAAGGCGATCGCTAGAGCATTCGCAAAACAGGGAGCGAACGTCGTGATCATCGACCGCGATATTCAAAACGGTGAAGCGTTCGCCGCGCAATTGCAATCGGACGGGTTCGAGGCGATCTTTGTGGCGGCGGATGTGCGGAAGGTGGACGATATTGAACGGTTTGTACAAGAAGCTGCCGGCCGCTTCGGCCGCATTGACTATTTGATCAACAATGCTGGCGTCTCACGCTGGAAGTCGCCGTATGAGCTGACGGTTGAGGAGTGGGATGACGTGCTGTCAACGAATTTGCGCAGCGCTTTTTTTGCTTCTCGAGAAGCAGCTAAATATATGCGCCGCAATGCAAAAGGCGGAGCAATCGTCAACATTGCCTCGACAAGGGCGCTCATGTCCGAGCCGAATTCCGAGGCGTACGCTGCATCGAAAGGCGGCCTTGTCGCTTTGACCCATGCGCTGGCGGTGTCGTTTGCGGATGATCGCATTCGCGTCAATTGCATCAGCCCCGGTTGGATTGAAACGGGCGATTATGGGCAACTGCGAGACATTGACCACCGGCAGCACCCGGCCGGCCGCGTCGGCAAACCGGATGATATCGCCCGCGCTTGTCTGTATTTATGCGATGAGGAAAACGATTTTATCACTGGGGTAAATTTGGTGATCGACGGGGGAATGACCAGGAAAATGATTTATATTGAGTAG
- the queD gene encoding 6-carboxytetrahydropterin synthase QueD encodes MMHQLYPQVAHHYRYELNKDMHIAAAHFIPHEAAGSCANVHGHTYIVNVTVAGDELDESGFLVNFQTLKQLVHRKLDHTLLNDHSDWFDGHDPNRFPTSEVVARTIYETIQRYLDTLPHKPKCLQVFVRETPTSYVVYRPKAGER; translated from the coding sequence ATGATGCATCAGCTCTATCCGCAGGTGGCGCATCATTACCGCTATGAGTTGAACAAAGATATGCACATCGCCGCCGCCCATTTCATCCCGCACGAAGCGGCTGGGAGTTGCGCAAACGTGCACGGCCACACGTACATCGTCAATGTGACGGTCGCCGGCGATGAGCTCGATGAGAGCGGTTTTTTAGTCAATTTTCAAACGTTAAAACAGCTCGTTCATCGCAAGCTGGACCATACGCTGCTCAACGACCATAGCGATTGGTTTGACGGTCATGACCCGAATCGGTTTCCGACGTCGGAAGTGGTGGCGCGCACGATTTATGAAACGATTCAGCGCTATTTGGATACGCTGCCGCACAAGCCGAAATGTTTGCAAGTGTTTGTCCGCGAAACGCCGACAAGTTATGTCGTCTACCGTCCGAAAGCGGGGGAGCGGTAA
- the queC gene encoding 7-cyano-7-deazaguanine synthase QueC — protein sequence MNEEKAVVVFSGGQDSTTCLFWAKKQFGEVEAVTFDYGQRHRREIDVAQAIADELGVRHTVLDLSLLGQLAPNALTRRDIAIEQKKGELPTTFVDGRNLLFLSFAAVFAKQRGARHIVTGVCETDFSGYPDCRDVFIKSLNVTLNLAMDYEFVIHTPLMWLTKAETWKLADELGALEFIRTKTLTCYNGIIADGCGECPACALRKRGLDEYLREKAEVESR from the coding sequence ATGAATGAAGAAAAGGCGGTCGTCGTCTTTAGCGGCGGCCAAGACAGCACGACGTGTTTGTTTTGGGCGAAAAAACAGTTTGGTGAAGTGGAAGCGGTGACGTTTGACTACGGCCAGCGCCATCGCCGGGAAATTGACGTCGCTCAAGCGATCGCTGACGAGCTTGGCGTCCGCCATACAGTGCTTGATTTGTCGCTTCTCGGGCAGTTGGCGCCGAACGCCTTGACGCGGCGCGACATTGCCATTGAACAAAAGAAAGGCGAGCTGCCGACGACGTTTGTGGACGGACGCAATTTATTGTTTTTATCATTCGCTGCCGTGTTCGCCAAACAGCGGGGCGCGCGCCATATTGTGACTGGAGTGTGCGAAACAGATTTCAGCGGCTATCCGGACTGCCGCGATGTGTTTATCAAATCATTGAACGTCACGCTGAATTTAGCGATGGATTACGAATTTGTCATTCATACGCCGCTCATGTGGCTGACGAAAGCGGAGACGTGGAAGCTCGCTGATGAGCTCGGGGCGCTCGAGTTCATTCGCACGAAGACGCTGACGTGCTATAACGGCATCATCGCCGACGGCTGCGGCGAATGCCCAGCATGTGCGCTGCGCAAGCGCGGGTTGGATGAATATTTGCGGGAAAAAGCGGAGGTGGAGTCGCGATGA
- a CDS encoding YkvS family protein, with translation MIKKAKVGDIIEFKNGLRGIVEKVNENSVIVDLTYMENYRELDLQERTVVNHKNYKIIE, from the coding sequence ATGATCAAAAAAGCGAAAGTCGGAGATATTATCGAATTTAAAAATGGGCTGCGCGGCATTGTGGAGAAGGTGAATGAAAACTCCGTCATCGTGGATTTAACGTATATGGAAAACTACCGTGAACTCGATTTGCAAGAACGGACAGTCGTCAATCATAAAAACTATAAGATCATCGAATAA
- the queE gene encoding 7-carboxy-7-deazaguanine synthase QueE → MARTIPVLEIFGPTIQGEGMVIGQKTMFVRTAGCDYRCRWCDSAFTWDGSAKDEIEQLTADEIWRRLEAIGGRRFRHVTISGGNPLLIAALGELIALLHEKGMRVAVETQGSRWQDWLLDIDDVTLSPKPPSSGMDTDWAALDQIIERLQADQSRVRRISLKVVVFDDADLAYAKEVHCRYPSVPFYLQAGNADVADSDVDALRAKLFSRLEWLVEQAADSEELADVHILPQLHTLLWGNKRGV, encoded by the coding sequence ATGGCGCGCACGATTCCGGTGTTGGAGATTTTTGGTCCGACCATCCAAGGAGAGGGAATGGTGATCGGCCAAAAGACGATGTTCGTCCGCACAGCCGGCTGCGACTACCGCTGCCGCTGGTGCGATTCGGCGTTTACGTGGGACGGATCAGCAAAAGACGAGATCGAGCAGCTGACGGCAGACGAAATTTGGCGGCGGCTTGAAGCCATTGGCGGCCGCCGCTTCCGCCACGTGACGATTTCAGGCGGCAACCCGCTTCTGATTGCGGCTCTTGGGGAGCTCATCGCGCTTCTTCATGAAAAAGGGATGCGGGTCGCGGTTGAAACGCAAGGGAGCCGTTGGCAGGATTGGCTGCTTGACATTGACGACGTCACTCTTTCCCCGAAGCCGCCAAGCTCGGGGATGGACACCGACTGGGCGGCGCTCGATCAAATCATTGAACGGTTGCAGGCTGACCAAAGCCGAGTGCGGCGCATCAGCTTGAAAGTCGTCGTCTTTGATGACGCCGATTTGGCGTATGCGAAAGAGGTGCACTGCCGCTACCCAAGTGTTCCGTTTTATTTGCAGGCAGGAAACGCCGATGTGGCCGATTCGGATGTGGATGCACTCCGTGCGAAGCTTTTCAGTCGGTTGGAATGGCTGGTGGAACAAGCCGCCGATTCGGAGGAGCTGGCAGACGTCCACATCCTGCCGCAGCTGCACACGCTTCTTTGGGGAAACAAGCGCGGCGTGTAA
- a CDS encoding cell wall hydrolase, which produces MKQAKAWVTAMLCGIFFFAGHADAAMIHTVKRGDTLWKIAKQYGVPLKQLQQTNRKGDWLYPGEKLVIPDAGITAAEKDLLARLVHAEAKGEPYAGKVAVATVVLNRVDHPDFPDTIRAVIYERSGGHYAFTPVANGSINEPADRESYRAVEEALAFRGLGNGSLYFYNPKTAKSKWLRSRPVTVVIGNHVFAK; this is translated from the coding sequence ATGAAACAAGCAAAAGCATGGGTGACGGCTATGTTGTGCGGCATATTTTTCTTTGCCGGCCATGCCGATGCGGCGATGATCCACACCGTCAAGCGCGGCGATACGCTTTGGAAAATCGCGAAACAATACGGTGTGCCGCTGAAACAACTGCAGCAGACAAACCGCAAAGGCGATTGGCTATATCCTGGTGAAAAACTCGTCATCCCTGATGCCGGCATCACGGCGGCGGAGAAAGATTTGCTCGCTCGCCTCGTCCATGCCGAGGCGAAAGGGGAACCGTACGCCGGGAAAGTGGCCGTGGCAACGGTCGTGCTCAACCGCGTCGACCATCCGGATTTTCCGGATACGATCCGCGCTGTCATTTATGAGCGCTCTGGCGGCCATTATGCATTCACGCCGGTCGCAAACGGATCGATCAACGAACCGGCCGACCGTGAATCATACCGCGCCGTTGAAGAAGCACTTGCTTTTCGCGGTTTAGGAAACGGCTCGCTCTATTTCTATAATCCGAAAACGGCGAAAAGCAAATGGCTGCGCTCGCGTCCAGTGACCGTCGTCATCGGCAACCACGTCTTCGCCAAGTAA